The following coding sequences are from one Planctomycetia bacterium window:
- a CDS encoding tetratricopeptide repeat protein, with protein sequence MTGKARKRFLWTGVILGLLGLMSGAPRPAYAGLAALDSFHIGRYHLANGDRNKALDAFNDALRLNPQFVQAYVARGKLYAELGQYESALVDLNFALRLQPTHAEAFAYRGFANLSLGKLKEAMPDLEMALRIDPSYARVHFLRGQALKLIGDDRAAASSIAMAKRLDPTLEVSQVVTASTAGSLSGNVVSLNGGASPQRTPITTDLMQESPANTTADRRMQGRLIPFEKHPILADVAPPSSSRLKDGTVSPSGSTTLPQGSGMSSGIPKDRRTSVTESSPMPSTGKIPDLTTPPLNNSVGTPGRTPADANTTKSLTPSAVPGNAPEASTTDKQPTDKQPNIASGAIAASPVVAPQATEVATNPNVEPMAAEVMPTTEPAKLVPGATPVEASIAAPAANPPTIVAKTPAESPAADAALIPLPPSAAPLGTTPPQPASTPVATLPPIVPMELPAEVPSVTPTPPAAMPVVAMPAQVAELPPIAPMEKPAEAPVAAVPSAPPVVEPLVAVPAPAAGLPPIVPMEIPTVAPAPVFTPAPPVVEPGVLMPAQIVALPPIVPMELPTEASAATPVSPAVEPSVAAPAQVAATPAAAPTEPPQGAASESTPLPTAPIAAALPTETATLVPAAIAAMPKAVVSTSPLLTNTTPVEVEQTPASVGAVPSAELPMSQATDRIATREMESPIELSASEIFKRRQAQGFVLPSRISDSQSEQRIASAIEDARKSLPDGGATVIVGDEPESPANVAPQPAPVVVAPDVMLIAETEYRRGLKLENEGNANGALAAYRQAIEMNPTDPLVFCRRGHLLMESDRTAEALADFNQAVKLAPGLSNGYYGRAHVRYVTQQFTEACDDYTVAIRLDDQHAHALIERGHCLSMLNRMSEAKADREAALALDPSLAKTGPKYAMGNAELAAVPEPVLSGATAFAGDDSIVQSKPEQPKPELPESPKLSESPNAAPEATPPATEAPAVPQPSGSATADLPATPSDRSAFQGMFSEPRPTPAEPTNLGKLSTLGAAIASDDKATAIVSDDKATAIVSDDRAMDSPKVTPVVTTEPVAEKPTLPEIMPPVAIPAAPVDMTDAAMVSDQAEAPKAEPAKLPSAPARDRATLETDLKRLTEELSVNPGDSLRYYERAKTSLELGDSSAALEDLGVGLRLNPSHVEAFRLRAAIHMQSGKLPEALADLDEAIRVNATDEGTLSERGYVRLASGMTNEAISDFTTALAKNPGDVATLCRRGMAYALLRNRDSSLADFDAAVALAPQDSEIRLCRAKAHSELGNAREAVAELSIAIKLNPQSAEAYFERSRLYAERGAFENAQADRRRALELDPTIVR encoded by the coding sequence GTGACCGGTAAAGCCAGAAAACGATTCCTATGGACCGGTGTGATACTCGGCCTATTGGGACTTATGTCCGGCGCACCGCGGCCTGCCTACGCCGGTCTTGCAGCTCTCGATTCGTTTCACATCGGGCGTTACCACTTAGCCAACGGCGACCGCAACAAAGCTCTCGATGCCTTCAACGACGCTCTTCGCCTGAATCCGCAGTTCGTGCAAGCGTATGTCGCCCGAGGCAAGCTTTACGCGGAACTGGGTCAGTATGAAAGCGCCCTGGTCGATCTCAATTTCGCGCTTCGTTTGCAACCGACGCATGCCGAGGCGTTCGCTTATCGCGGCTTCGCAAATTTGTCGCTGGGCAAGCTCAAGGAAGCGATGCCCGATCTCGAGATGGCTTTGCGCATCGATCCTTCTTATGCGCGGGTCCATTTCCTACGCGGCCAAGCCTTGAAGTTGATCGGCGACGATCGGGCCGCGGCTTCGAGCATCGCGATGGCGAAACGTCTTGATCCGACGCTCGAGGTTTCGCAAGTCGTGACGGCGAGCACCGCCGGCTCGCTCAGCGGCAATGTCGTTTCATTGAACGGCGGAGCCTCGCCTCAACGGACGCCGATCACAACCGACCTCATGCAGGAGTCGCCGGCGAACACGACTGCCGATCGAAGAATGCAAGGTCGATTGATTCCCTTCGAAAAACATCCGATCCTCGCCGACGTCGCCCCTCCTTCCTCTTCCCGGCTTAAGGACGGCACCGTGTCGCCGTCCGGCTCCACTACGTTGCCGCAAGGCTCGGGCATGAGTAGCGGGATTCCGAAGGACCGGCGCACGAGCGTCACCGAAAGTTCCCCGATGCCGTCGACGGGGAAAATTCCAGACTTAACAACACCGCCGTTAAACAACTCCGTCGGCACTCCAGGCCGAACTCCCGCCGATGCCAACACGACGAAGAGCTTGACCCCGTCTGCCGTTCCCGGGAATGCGCCGGAAGCTTCGACGACCGATAAGCAACCTACCGACAAACAACCGAATATCGCTTCGGGAGCGATCGCCGCCTCGCCGGTAGTTGCACCTCAAGCGACCGAGGTTGCTACGAACCCGAACGTGGAGCCGATGGCTGCGGAAGTTATGCCGACAACCGAGCCGGCGAAATTAGTTCCCGGTGCAACTCCCGTAGAAGCTTCGATAGCGGCTCCTGCGGCGAATCCTCCAACGATTGTTGCGAAGACTCCGGCGGAGTCGCCGGCCGCCGACGCGGCATTGATTCCGCTTCCTCCGTCGGCCGCGCCGCTCGGAACAACTCCGCCACAGCCAGCCTCAACGCCGGTTGCAACGTTGCCGCCGATCGTTCCGATGGAACTGCCGGCCGAAGTTCCGTCAGTTACGCCTACTCCACCTGCGGCCATGCCTGTCGTCGCGATGCCGGCGCAAGTTGCGGAATTGCCCCCCATCGCTCCTATGGAAAAGCCGGCGGAAGCTCCTGTTGCCGCCGTTCCTTCAGCGCCTCCAGTAGTTGAACCTCTCGTCGCGGTGCCGGCGCCCGCGGCGGGATTACCGCCGATCGTGCCGATGGAAATACCGACCGTGGCACCTGCTCCCGTTTTCACACCGGCACCCCCTGTGGTCGAGCCTGGCGTTTTGATGCCTGCTCAAATCGTCGCGTTGCCGCCGATCGTGCCGATGGAGTTGCCGACGGAAGCCTCCGCAGCGACTCCGGTATCCCCTGCCGTTGAGCCGAGCGTAGCAGCACCGGCGCAAGTCGCAGCAACACCCGCTGCCGCTCCGACCGAACCACCTCAAGGTGCTGCGAGCGAAAGCACGCCGTTGCCTACGGCCCCGATCGCTGCGGCACTGCCGACGGAAACCGCGACGCTCGTTCCTGCGGCAATCGCCGCGATGCCGAAAGCCGTCGTTTCGACTTCGCCCCTACTCACCAACACGACTCCCGTCGAGGTCGAGCAAACTCCCGCATCGGTGGGAGCAGTTCCTTCCGCCGAGCTGCCGATGAGCCAAGCGACGGATCGCATCGCCACGCGTGAAATGGAATCGCCGATCGAATTGTCGGCGAGTGAAATCTTCAAGCGTCGGCAAGCTCAAGGCTTCGTACTTCCTTCGAGAATTTCGGATTCTCAGAGCGAGCAGCGGATCGCTTCTGCGATCGAAGACGCACGGAAGTCGTTGCCTGACGGCGGAGCGACCGTGATCGTCGGTGACGAACCGGAATCGCCGGCTAATGTCGCCCCTCAGCCGGCCCCCGTAGTCGTTGCTCCCGATGTGATGTTGATTGCCGAAACGGAATACCGTCGCGGCTTGAAACTGGAAAACGAAGGGAATGCGAACGGCGCACTCGCGGCCTATCGGCAAGCCATCGAAATGAACCCGACCGATCCTCTGGTCTTCTGCCGCCGTGGGCATTTGCTGATGGAAAGCGATCGAACCGCGGAAGCGCTCGCCGACTTCAATCAAGCGGTGAAGCTCGCTCCCGGCCTGTCGAACGGCTACTACGGTCGGGCCCATGTGCGATACGTTACGCAACAGTTTACGGAAGCTTGCGACGACTATACGGTCGCCATTCGCCTTGATGATCAGCATGCCCACGCGCTCATCGAGCGCGGCCACTGCTTGTCGATGCTCAACAGAATGTCGGAAGCGAAAGCCGACCGCGAAGCGGCGCTGGCGTTGGATCCAAGTTTGGCAAAGACCGGTCCGAAGTATGCGATGGGAAATGCCGAACTAGCGGCCGTCCCGGAGCCGGTCTTATCTGGCGCAACGGCATTCGCCGGAGATGATTCCATCGTGCAGTCGAAGCCGGAGCAGCCGAAACCGGAGCTGCCGGAGTCGCCGAAGTTATCGGAGTCGCCGAACGCGGCCCCCGAAGCTACTCCGCCGGCTACGGAAGCTCCTGCGGTTCCGCAGCCGTCAGGCTCGGCAACCGCCGACCTTCCTGCCACGCCGTCGGATCGTTCGGCTTTTCAAGGCATGTTCAGCGAGCCTCGTCCGACGCCGGCCGAACCGACGAACCTCGGCAAGCTCTCGACGCTCGGAGCCGCGATTGCAAGCGACGACAAGGCTACGGCAATCGTTAGTGACGATAAGGCCACGGCGATCGTGAGCGATGATCGGGCGATGGATTCCCCTAAGGTAACGCCGGTTGTAACGACGGAGCCGGTGGCGGAGAAACCGACTTTGCCTGAGATCATGCCGCCGGTTGCCATTCCTGCGGCACCTGTGGATATGACGGATGCCGCGATGGTCAGCGACCAGGCCGAGGCTCCGAAAGCCGAGCCGGCGAAGTTGCCGAGCGCACCCGCTCGCGATCGCGCCACGTTGGAAACGGACCTCAAGCGACTCACCGAGGAGCTATCGGTTAATCCCGGCGATAGTCTGCGATACTACGAGCGCGCGAAGACGTCGCTGGAGCTCGGTGATTCGTCTGCCGCGTTGGAAGACCTCGGCGTAGGTTTGCGGCTCAATCCAAGCCATGTCGAGGCCTTCCGATTGCGGGCTGCCATCCATATGCAGTCGGGAAAACTTCCCGAGGCTCTCGCCGACCTGGACGAGGCGATTCGCGTGAATGCCACCGACGAAGGAACGCTGAGCGAACGAGGTTATGTTCGCTTAGCGTCCGGCATGACCAATGAAGCGATCTCCGACTTCACCACCGCTCTGGCGAAGAACCCTGGGGATGTCGCTACGCTCTGCCGTCGCGGAATGGCTTACGCTTTGTTGCGCAATCGCGACAGCTCGCTCGCCGATTTCGATGCGGCGGTGGCCCTGGCACCGCAAGATTCCGAGATTCGGCTTTGTCGCGCCAAAGCACACTCGGAACTCGGCAACGCACGCGAAGCGGTGGCCGAGTTGAGCATCGCCATTAAGCTCAACCCGCAATCGGCCGAGGCCTATTTCGAACGGAGCCGGCTCTACGCCGAACGAGGGGCGTTTGAGAACGCTCAAGCCGATCGTCGCCGAGCCTTGGAGCTCGATCCGACGATCGTTCGCTGA
- a CDS encoding beta-hydroxyacyl-ACP dehydratase, which translates to MAKSKELIIDFSEFDVNRVVADLEAIRRYNRQRFEMEQLTCVCHEDPVKLIAVGYKDLGPDEFWIRGHMPGMPLLPGVIMCEIAAQLCSFFSQRNNLLGSNATLGFGGMNDVRFRGVVQPGQRLVVVTQLTKVRKGSLVTSRFQAFVNQNLVGEGEILGIALPADDLIAATSKQQP; encoded by the coding sequence ATGGCGAAATCAAAAGAACTGATCATTGATTTTTCGGAATTCGACGTCAATCGCGTGGTCGCCGATCTGGAAGCCATACGTCGATACAATCGGCAGCGGTTCGAGATGGAGCAGCTCACCTGCGTCTGTCACGAAGATCCAGTCAAGCTGATCGCCGTCGGTTATAAGGATCTCGGACCCGACGAGTTCTGGATTCGGGGCCACATGCCGGGCATGCCGCTCTTGCCGGGTGTGATCATGTGCGAGATTGCGGCGCAGCTCTGTAGCTTCTTTTCGCAGCGCAACAATTTGCTCGGCAGCAATGCGACCTTAGGCTTCGGCGGGATGAACGATGTGCGATTCCGCGGAGTCGTGCAGCCCGGGCAGCGGCTGGTGGTCGTTACGCAATTGACGAAGGTTCGCAAAGGCTCGTTAGTGACGAGCCGGTTTCAAGCCTTTGTGAATCAGAACCTCGTAGGCGAAGGCGAAATCTTGGGAATCGCCCTTCCGGCCGACGACCTCATTGCCGCGACCTCGAAGCAGCAACCGTAA
- a CDS encoding RNA-binding protein yields MGKRLYVGNLSYSVTNDALESLFAEFGTVNSAQVIQDRDTGRSKGFGFVEMADDNAAQQAINALNEKEHDGRALTVNEAKPRESGGGGGGGGRGGYGGGGGGGRGGYGGGGGGGGGRRY; encoded by the coding sequence GTGGGAAAGAGACTATACGTCGGTAACTTGAGTTACAGCGTCACGAACGACGCGTTGGAATCCTTGTTCGCAGAGTTCGGCACTGTGAACAGCGCTCAGGTCATCCAGGATCGTGATACGGGTCGGAGCAAAGGCTTCGGATTCGTCGAAATGGCGGACGACAACGCGGCTCAACAAGCCATCAATGCGTTGAACGAAAAGGAACATGACGGTCGTGCTTTGACCGTCAACGAAGCCAAGCCTCGCGAGAGCGGTGGCGGCGGCGGCGGTGGTGGTCGTGGCGGCTACGGTGGCGGCGGCGGCGGTGGCCGCGGCGGCTACGGTGGTGGCGGCGGTGGTGGCGGCGGACGTCGCTACTAA
- a CDS encoding polysaccharide biosynthesis/export family protein, whose translation MSHTRSKTHAWALLAAFAGVALSGCSSVALKGVPANRLPRWILGEERATRQPINLIRLRQDPPAVYQLGPRDVLGIYIQGVLGSEEVPPEVHFPTDSKLPPALGYPIPIREDGTLALPLIEPVKITGMTLSQAEKEIRDTYIREGILVPGRDRILVTLMRKRTYQVVVVREDLGSQQSAGQGILLAGPSKRGNAFTVDMNAYENDVMHALAATGGLPGLDAKNEILILRGTFADAQSRTGLIQDMVNCGPYNGASDLVRRNPNIIRIPLRAEPGRELARLTEDDIILNTGDIIFIETREREVYYTGGVLPGREIPLPRDYDLDVLSAISVAGGTVASGAGQGSFGRGGGVGGGNGSSSGVLPPTQIIVIRKLPNGSNIPIKINLNRALTDPSQRILIQPGDYVLLQYTPLEIAINQVVGSISFSYFLNRLQ comes from the coding sequence ATGTCGCACACACGATCGAAGACCCACGCTTGGGCATTGCTGGCAGCATTCGCCGGTGTCGCACTGAGCGGCTGCTCGAGCGTGGCGTTGAAAGGCGTGCCGGCCAATCGCTTACCGCGCTGGATTCTCGGCGAAGAACGAGCGACTCGGCAGCCCATCAATTTGATACGCTTGCGACAAGACCCGCCCGCCGTTTACCAACTCGGGCCTCGCGACGTTCTCGGCATCTACATTCAAGGTGTGCTCGGAAGCGAAGAAGTTCCGCCGGAAGTCCATTTTCCGACAGACAGCAAGCTTCCTCCCGCGCTTGGTTATCCGATTCCGATTCGCGAAGACGGTACGCTCGCGCTTCCGCTCATCGAGCCGGTCAAGATCACCGGCATGACGTTGTCGCAAGCCGAAAAGGAAATTCGCGACACCTACATCCGAGAAGGGATCTTAGTGCCGGGACGTGATCGAATCTTAGTGACCTTGATGCGAAAGCGAACGTATCAAGTGGTCGTCGTTCGCGAAGACTTAGGGTCGCAACAGTCGGCAGGGCAGGGGATTCTCCTCGCAGGTCCGTCGAAGCGAGGCAATGCCTTCACCGTCGACATGAACGCCTATGAAAACGACGTCATGCACGCGCTCGCCGCGACCGGTGGTTTGCCGGGTCTCGATGCGAAAAACGAGATCCTCATTCTGCGCGGAACGTTTGCCGACGCTCAATCGCGAACCGGCCTCATTCAAGACATGGTGAACTGCGGCCCGTATAACGGCGCAAGCGACTTGGTTCGCAGAAACCCCAACATCATTCGTATCCCGTTGCGTGCCGAGCCGGGACGCGAACTCGCACGACTTACGGAAGACGATATCATCCTGAACACGGGCGACATCATCTTCATCGAGACGCGTGAACGAGAGGTCTACTACACCGGAGGCGTGCTGCCCGGCCGCGAAATACCGCTGCCTCGCGATTACGATCTCGATGTTCTTTCCGCGATTTCGGTCGCCGGCGGAACCGTCGCGTCGGGAGCCGGCCAAGGGAGCTTCGGTCGAGGCGGCGGCGTAGGGGGCGGCAACGGATCGAGCAGCGGTGTGCTCCCTCCGACGCAGATCATCGTCATCCGCAAGCTGCCGAACGGCTCGAACATTCCAATCAAGATCAACCTCAATCGGGCACTTACCGACCCGAGCCAACGGATTCTGATTCAACCGGGCGACTACGTGTTATTGCAATACACGCCGTTGGAAATCGCCATCAACCAAGTGGTCGGCAGCATCAGCTTCAGCTACTTCCTGAATCGACTCCAGTAA
- a CDS encoding zinc-dependent peptidase, protein MLFYWLKVHRRKKLLTRPFPLEWLQAIEKNVHLYGTLTEDERSQVHGYVQVFVAEKNWEACNGLTMTDEIRVTIAAQVAILTLGLPSQYFDHVLSVLVYPDTYVAERETAKVGGVVEVGDSARLGEAWYRGPVILAWGDVLKEGRGERRGHNVVLHEFAHQLDMLNGRDVDGTPPLESVDQDRRWTEVIRRRYRQLVDDCELGRATPLDCYGATNIAEFFAVATELFFERPAVMKSRLEDLYGMMREFYRQDPAARERMPA, encoded by the coding sequence ATGTTGTTCTATTGGTTGAAAGTGCATCGGCGCAAGAAATTACTGACGCGGCCGTTCCCTCTCGAATGGCTGCAGGCGATCGAAAAGAACGTCCACCTGTACGGCACTCTTACCGAAGACGAGCGATCGCAAGTTCACGGTTACGTGCAGGTGTTCGTCGCCGAGAAAAACTGGGAAGCGTGCAACGGCCTGACGATGACCGATGAGATTCGCGTGACCATTGCGGCGCAGGTGGCGATTCTGACGCTAGGCCTTCCGAGCCAGTATTTCGATCATGTCTTGTCGGTGCTCGTTTATCCCGACACGTATGTTGCGGAACGTGAAACGGCGAAAGTCGGAGGGGTCGTCGAAGTCGGCGACTCCGCGCGACTCGGCGAAGCTTGGTATCGAGGGCCCGTGATTTTAGCTTGGGGCGATGTGCTCAAAGAAGGACGAGGCGAACGCCGCGGGCACAATGTCGTGTTGCACGAGTTCGCGCATCAACTGGATATGCTCAACGGACGGGATGTCGACGGCACGCCGCCGCTTGAATCGGTCGACCAAGATCGACGTTGGACCGAAGTGATTCGGCGCCGTTATCGGCAACTGGTCGACGACTGCGAACTAGGACGAGCGACGCCGCTGGATTGTTATGGAGCGACGAACATCGCGGAGTTTTTCGCCGTCGCCACCGAACTGTTTTTCGAAAGGCCGGCCGTGATGAAAAGCCGTCTAGAGGACTTATACGGAATGATGCGAGAATTCTATCGACAAGATCCTGCCGCAAGAGAACGAATGCCTGCTTAA
- a CDS encoding tetratricopeptide repeat protein, translating into MRVESLPAMADGGATVARLPQDSDWESFASSSVGLSPRDGDLRFAFADLGTQKGKVSPFERELRAGLEALNQGKMPAAVSHFETAQKADPRDFRPFFFEAVARLQLEEVARAAAALDIAISLAPSETELYLHRGNLHSRQRDYGLAVDDFSRVVAVQPDHLAALLNRAVANFHRRRPKDIVEDSSAALKVKAGIPDAHLLRALGYLMQGETVRARRDFDAAVASGLNKSAIDSWSPLFRSRT; encoded by the coding sequence ATGCGCGTCGAATCTCTTCCGGCCATGGCTGATGGAGGAGCGACGGTTGCGAGATTGCCGCAAGACTCCGATTGGGAAAGCTTCGCTTCGTCGTCCGTCGGTCTTTCGCCGCGTGATGGAGATCTACGCTTTGCCTTCGCCGACCTCGGCACGCAAAAAGGCAAGGTGTCGCCGTTCGAGCGAGAATTGCGCGCCGGACTGGAAGCCTTGAATCAAGGAAAGATGCCGGCAGCCGTGTCGCATTTCGAAACGGCGCAGAAGGCGGATCCGCGTGACTTCCGCCCGTTCTTTTTCGAAGCGGTCGCACGATTGCAATTGGAGGAAGTCGCGCGAGCTGCGGCAGCGCTCGATATTGCGATTAGCTTAGCTCCGTCGGAAACGGAGTTGTACTTGCATCGCGGCAATCTCCATTCCCGTCAGCGCGATTATGGACTCGCCGTGGACGACTTCAGCCGAGTCGTGGCGGTTCAACCCGATCACCTCGCGGCCCTCCTCAATCGTGCCGTCGCGAATTTCCATCGTCGACGCCCCAAAGACATCGTTGAAGATTCGTCGGCGGCCCTCAAAGTGAAGGCCGGTATCCCCGATGCCCATTTGTTGCGAGCTTTGGGCTATCTCATGCAAGGCGAGACGGTACGCGCTCGACGCGACTTCGACGCCGCCGTGGCATCCGGTCTCAACAAATCGGCCATCGATTCGTGGAGCCCGCTGTTCCGCAGTCGAACTTAA
- a CDS encoding cold shock domain-containing protein: MAEGSIKKLTDKGFGFIKTGSEKDLFFHSSSVQGVNFDDLREGQKVTYTEGRGPKGPCAENVKPL; this comes from the coding sequence ATGGCCGAAGGTAGCATCAAGAAGTTGACGGACAAAGGCTTCGGGTTCATCAAGACCGGAAGCGAAAAGGACCTGTTTTTCCATTCGTCGAGCGTACAGGGCGTCAATTTCGACGACCTCCGCGAAGGACAAAAGGTCACGTACACGGAAGGTCGCGGACCGAAAGGCCCTTGCGCCGAAAACGTGAAGCCCCTCTAG
- a CDS encoding antibiotic biosynthesis monooxygenase produces MITVGMNYHVIPGKQKDFEEKFAAVLEALRAAPNHTSSTLWKDVVDDASYLITSEWSEEQAFLDFIRSQAFKDVTTWGKEQILSGRPQHKIYKH; encoded by the coding sequence ATGATCACCGTCGGCATGAACTATCACGTTATTCCGGGTAAGCAAAAAGACTTCGAAGAGAAATTCGCTGCCGTGCTCGAGGCCTTACGAGCCGCTCCGAATCATACGAGCTCGACGCTTTGGAAAGATGTCGTCGACGACGCTTCTTACCTCATCACCAGCGAATGGTCGGAAGAGCAAGCCTTCTTGGATTTCATACGGAGTCAGGCATTCAAAGACGTGACGACCTGGGGCAAAGAGCAGATTCTTTCGGGCCGTCCGCAACATAAGATCTACAAGCATTAA